The genomic segment GTGTCGGAACGCGTCGTCACTTTACCTCATGTCGGGCCCCGCGCGCTGAAGGCGTGGGGTCCGGTGGTGTTTCCGGGGTGGGGATGGGGCTGCGGGGCGCGGGAGTTGGGGCGTACGGTGGGGGCGCGGAAGAGGGTCTGGGTGGGCCTTCGACGGGATCGGAGTGCCGCCTGGAGAGCCGTCCCAATGATCCCGTAATGTGGCTTTCGTCGTCAGGTCGACGTAGCACGTAGGTCGACAGCCAGACGCGGCTCTTGGGGAAGGGACTCTTGGACTTGATGGAGCGCACCGTCGTCCGTTGTGCCGATGGGCACGTGTTCAGCACCGCTACATTCCCGATGCAGCAGGCCGAACGCCTCGGCCCCGGTCGGCTCATGCGCTGCCCACGCTGCGCCCGGTTGCGCAGTGTCGTGCCGGTGGCGTTGGAGAAGCGGTAGCAGTAGCGGTAGCAGAGGCAGCTATAGCAGGGACCGAGGCGCGCGGGTCCGCCCATCTGGTTAGGGGCGGTCCGCGCGTCTTGCGTATCCTCGGGGCGTGCTTCTCTCAGACAAGGACATCCGGGCCGAGATCGACGCCGGTCGGGTGCGGATCGATCCGTACGACGAATCCATGGTGCAGCCGTCGAGTGTCGACGTGCGTCTCGACCGCTTCTTCCGGGTGTTCGAGAACCACCGCTATCCGCACATCGACCCCTCCATCGAACAGGCGGACCTCACACGGCTCGTCGAACCGGAGGGGGACGAGCCGTTCATCCTGCATCCGGGCGAGTTCGTGCTCGCGAGTACGTACGAGGTCATCTCGCTCCCCGACGATCTCGCCTCGCGGCTGGAAGGGAAGAGCTCCCTGGGCAGACTCGGGCTCGTCACCCACTCCACCGCCGGGTTCATCGACCCCGGTTTCTCCGGGCACGTGACGCTCGAACTGTCGAACCTCGCCACCCTCCCCATCAAGCTCTGGCCGGGCATGAAGATCGGGCAGCTGTGTCTGTTCCGGCTCAGTTCGCCGGCCGAGTTCCCGTACGGCAGCGAGCGGTACGGGTCCCGCTACCAGGGGCAGCGCGGCCCGACCGCCTCCCGGTCCTTCCTCAACTTCCACCGGACCCAGGTGTGAGCGCGGAGACGGCCGGGACGAGCGGCGGCGACGCGGCCGT from the Streptomyces sp. NBC_00310 genome contains:
- the dcd gene encoding dCTP deaminase, producing the protein MLLSDKDIRAEIDAGRVRIDPYDESMVQPSSVDVRLDRFFRVFENHRYPHIDPSIEQADLTRLVEPEGDEPFILHPGEFVLASTYEVISLPDDLASRLEGKSSLGRLGLVTHSTAGFIDPGFSGHVTLELSNLATLPIKLWPGMKIGQLCLFRLSSPAEFPYGSERYGSRYQGQRGPTASRSFLNFHRTQV